Part of the Kineococcus aurantiacus genome, ACCCTCGGCGCCGGCGGGCTCATCGCCACGGCCGCCGGGCGCGGCCTGCCCGTCGACGTGGTCGTCGCCACCGACGGCGAGGCCTCCCACCCGGACTCCCCGACGACCACCCCCGCCGCGCTCGCCACCCGCCGCGGGACCGAGGTCGCGCGGGCCGTCGCGCGGCTGGCCCCCCGCGCGCACGTCCACCGGCTGCGGGTCCCCGACGGTGGCGTCACCGCCGGGGCGGCCACCCTGGCCGCCCTCCTCACCCGGCTGACCGGCCCCGGGACCCTCCTCGTGGCGCCCTGGACCGGGGACGGCCACCCCGACCACGACGCGGCCGGGGCCGTGGCCGCGCGCGTCGCCGCCGAGCAGGGCGCCCGCTGCCTGCACTACCCGGTGTGGGTGTGGCACTGGTCCCACCCCGGCGACGCCCGCGTCCCCTGGCACCGCGGAACGCGGCTCGACCTCGACGCCGCCGCGCGCCGCCGCAAGGACGAGGCCATGGCCGAGCACGTCTCCCAGACGAGCCCCCTCTCACCGGCCCCCGGCGACGAGGTCCTGCTGACCGCCGGGGTCCTGCGCCACTTCGAGCGCGACCACGAGTTCCTCCTCCTCGCCGACGGGGCCACCGACGGGGCCACCGACGGGGCCACGGGCCCGTCGAGCCTGGGCGCGGAGTTCTTCGAGACGTTCTACGCCGAGAACGGCGACGACCCCTGGGGTTTCGAGGACCGCTGGTACGAGCAGCGCAAACGGGCCCTCACCCTCGCCGCGCTGCCCCGGCCGCGGTTCCGCTCCGCCCTGGAGATCGGCTGCAGCGCAGGCGTCTTCACCGCCGAACTCGCCCCCCGCTGCGACGACCTGCTGGCCGTCGACATCTCCGCCTCCGCCCTGGCGCGCGCCCGCGCCCGCGTCGGCGGGCTCGGCAACGTGCGGACCGCCGTCGCTCGCGTCCCGCAGGAGTTCCCCGACGGGCGGTTCGACCTCGTCGTCCTCGCCGAGGTCGCCTACTACTGCGACCGGCCCGACCTCGACGTCCTCGTCGAGCGGCTGCGCTCCCACCTCAGCGCCGACGGGGTGCTCGTGGCCTGCCACTGGCGCCACCTCGTCGAGGAGTACCCCCTCACCGGTGACGAGGTGCACCGGACCCTGCGCGCGGCGAGCGGCCTGGAGGTCCTGGCCCACCACGAGGAGGAGGACTTCCTGCTCGACGTCCTCGTGCCCGCCCCCGCCGTCTCCGTCGCCCGGGCCGGTGGGCTCCTCCCGTGAGCCCGCGCGGCGAGGTGGAGGACGGGGTGGAGGACGGGGTGGAGGACGGGGTGGAACGGGTCGTGGTCGTCGTGCCCGCCCGCGACGAGGAGAGCACCGTCGCCCGCTGCGTCGCGTCCCTGCGCGCGGCCGCCGCGCGCTGCCCCGTCCCGGTCGACGTGGTCGTCGTCGCCGACCGCTGCACCGACGGCACCGCCGACGTGGCCCGGGCCGCGGGGGCGCACGTCCTGGTCCGCGACGCCGGCAGCGTGGGCCTCGCCCGCGGCCTCGGGGTCCGGGCGGCGCTGGGGGGCGTGCCCGCCGACCGACTGGCCCGCTGGTGGGTCGCGAGCACCGACGCCGACTCCGCCGTCCCCGCGGGCTGGCTGCGCCACCACGTGCTCACCGCGGCGTCCGGGGTGGACCTGCTGCTCGGCACCGTCCGCCTCGACGCGCCACCGACCCGGCACGCGACGTGGCGGCGGGAGTACGCCGCCGGGCAGTGGGCCGGCGGGCACCGGCACGTCCACGGGGCGAACCTGGGGGTCCGGGCCTCGACCTACCTGGCCGCCGGCGGGTTCCCCCCGCTGCCCGCGCACGAGGACCGGGTGCTCGCCGCCCGCGTCCGGGACCTGCCCGGCGCGCG contains:
- a CDS encoding glycosyltransferase, yielding MSPRGEVEDGVEDGVEDGVERVVVVVPARDEESTVARCVASLRAAAARCPVPVDVVVVADRCTDGTADVARAAGAHVLVRDAGSVGLARGLGVRAALGGVPADRLARWWVASTDADSAVPAGWLRHHVLTAASGVDLLLGTVRLDAPPTRHATWRREYAAGQWAGGHRHVHGANLGVRASTYLAAGGFPPLPAHEDRVLAARVRDLPGARVLASTRFPVLTSARLTGRAPRGVAHDLSA
- a CDS encoding PIG-L family deacetylase; translation: MAVVSDVEFTHDGAGTAEAEWAGWPGLRDVPALDWTGVEHVLVVAAHPDDETLGAGGLIATAAGRGLPVDVVVATDGEASHPDSPTTTPAALATRRGTEVARAVARLAPRAHVHRLRVPDGGVTAGAATLAALLTRLTGPGTLLVAPWTGDGHPDHDAAGAVAARVAAEQGARCLHYPVWVWHWSHPGDARVPWHRGTRLDLDAAARRRKDEAMAEHVSQTSPLSPAPGDEVLLTAGVLRHFERDHEFLLLADGATDGATDGATGPSSLGAEFFETFYAENGDDPWGFEDRWYEQRKRALTLAALPRPRFRSALEIGCSAGVFTAELAPRCDDLLAVDISASALARARARVGGLGNVRTAVARVPQEFPDGRFDLVVLAEVAYYCDRPDLDVLVERLRSHLSADGVLVACHWRHLVEEYPLTGDEVHRTLRAASGLEVLAHHEEEDFLLDVLVPAPAVSVARAGGLLP